One Candidatus Eremiobacterota bacterium genomic window, GGGCCTTATTCCCTCAGGGGCACTCTCAACGGCACCGCCTTCCAGGCGACTCTCTCTCAGGGAGGCACTGATGTGATGACCTGGTTCGGCACCATGGAGAGCAACACTTTCCGGGGCGGCTATGAAATGCTGGAATCGCCGAAATCCGAGGGCCTGGAAGATCCTCCCCTCTTCATCAACGGGTCGGTCGTGTTGAAAACCGATGTCGCGTCAACTTCAAAAGAGGCGAAGTACCTGATCCATCCGCACCTGATGTTTGCTGGCGACAACAGCCGCATGGACCTGCTCTGGCAGACGAACCGTGACCCGGGAGCCTGCACCGTGTCATATTCCACCGGCGGAGGACCGGCGCAGCAGGCCGCGCCGGTGATTCTCCCCTCAAGGACCTATAACGGAAACGGAGACACGACCGCTTATATCTACCAGTGCTCCATGACGGGCCTTACCCCCGGCGCTCATTATAGCTACTCAATTGATTTCAATGCCTCGCCGTCACTCTCCCTCAGCAGCGACTTCAATGCCGCCCCTCCCGCCACCGCTGACAGCGTGGTGTTCTACGTCTGCGGCGACACGCGCAACGGAGTTGACGAGACAGAGAACCTGGAACAGAGCATGATGGCGGCATCTGATTTCAAGCAGACGCTGAGCATCAACACGGGTGACTGGACTTACCACGGCCTCAAGGAAATATACTGGAACGATTATGGCGGATACTTTGACAGCACCTACACAGGGCACATGAACTTTATCAGCAAGGTGCCCGTGGCGGGCTGCGAGGGGAATCATGAAGGGTATCCCGCCCCGCCCGGTACATTGCTGGATTACCAGTACACGGGCCAGCTCTTCGGTGCGCTCTGGGCTTACCCTTTCATCGGGGGGGCGGCGCAGCAGAGCACTTACAACCTCGGCCCTTACTATTATTCCTTTGATTACGGGCCCATCCACTTTA contains:
- a CDS encoding metallophosphoesterase, encoding MKQCYRCSAAVFLFLSYLLVLMAGCSSSGSDSPASLGSLGSESGTYWAGMMTREDTIERSVVQAKLTNDSSVVTGDVIIGTGPYSLRGTLNGTAFQATLSQGGTDVMTWFGTMESNTFRGGYEMLESPKSEGLEDPPLFINGSVVLKTDVASTSKEAKYLIHPHLMFAGDNSRMDLLWQTNRDPGACTVSYSTGGGPAQQAAPVILPSRTYNGNGDTTAYIYQCSMTGLTPGAHYSYSIDFNASPSLSLSSDFNAAPPATADSVVFYVCGDTRNGVDETENLEQSMMAASDFKQTLSINTGDWTYHGLKEIYWNDYGGYFDSTYTGHMNFISKVPVAGCEGNHEGYPAPPGTLLDYQYTGQLFGALWAYPFIGGAAQQSTYNLGPYYYSFDYGPIHFTVLDSFTDPALDPAQVYMKSDQLTWLSSDLAGTSKKWKIVFLHIPPYCNKQLSTDDFGTEQTNIQSKVVPILQANGVKLVLAGHQHHYARNEKDGIRYLTLGGAGASLSSATITEPSCVYAKEIYHYARIEIKGNTLKTTITGQKNRGDSFKNYDTDAPDITLP